GGAAGACGCAGCAAACAGGAACCGGAATATGAGATCTTTGATACAGGAATTTTTGATAATGATGCCTATTTTGATATTTTCATTGAATATTGTAAAGCAGATCACAACGATATTCTGGTAAGGGTAACAATATGCAACCGAAGCCAACAGGATGCCCCGATAGTGGTAGCACCAACAGCTTGGTTCAGAAATAATTGGAAATGGGGTTATAATACCTATAAAGGAGACATGAATGCCTCCGATGACGGAAGTATTACTATTGGACACGACAGTATTTCCATCAAAAAGTTTTATTCAAGAAATGGAAATGCTCAAAGTGTATTCTGCGAAAATGAAACCAACACTCCAAAGTTGTATGGAGCACCACAGACAGAAAACACTTATTTTAAAGATGGCATCAATGATTTTATCGTCCATCATAGTAACACCGTAAACCCTGAAAAAAGAGGAAGCAAAGCTTCTTTTTTAATTGATGAACTCATTGGAGCCGGGCAATCTCAGGTCTTTGAATTCAGACTATGTCCTGAGGAAAGCGATGAGCCTTTTGAAAACTTTGATAAAATCTTTGAGATCAGACAATCTGAAGCGGAAGAATTTTACCATGAAATTCAGAATGATACCACCAATGAAGACGAAAGGAATGTTCAAAGACAAGCTTTTGCAGGACTTCTTTGGAATAAACAGTTTTATCACTATAATGTTGGAAAATGGCTCAAAGGGGATCCTAACTTTGAGGCACCCAGAAACTTTAATCAGTATGTAAGAAATACGGAATGGAACCATCTTCACAATAAAGATATTATTTCGATGCCCGATAAATGGGAATATCCATGGTATGCAACCTGGGATTTGGCATTTCACTGTGTTCCTTTATCCATCATTGATGCTGAATTTGCCAAAGGACAGCTATTACTCCTTACCAAAGAATGGTACATGCATCCTAACGGACAACTGCCTGCCTATGAATGGAATATGAGCGATGTAAATCCACCCGTACACGCATGGTCATGCTTCAGGGTTTTTAAAATTGATGAAAAAAACAATGGAAAACCCGATTTATTATTCCTTGAAAAAGTCTTCCAAAAACTTCTTCTGAATTTCACTTGGTGGGTGAACAGAAAGGATAAAAACGGAAAAAATATTTTTGGTGGCGGTTTTCTTGGACTGGATAATATCGGAGCCTTTGACCGAAATATGGTTTTAGAGGATGGACAACATCTGGAACAAGCAGACGGAACAAGCTGGATGGCGATGTATGCGCTGAACATGATGCGAATTGCCATGGAACTTGCCCAATATTATCAGGTATATGAAGATATGGCCATCAAATTCTTTGAGCATTACCTTTATATCGCAGAAGCTATGGAAAATCTTGGTGAAGGAACCAAAGGGCTATGGAATGAGGAAGACGGATTTTTCTATGATGTTCTTCAGCTTGGAAATGGAAACAGTGTTTCTTTACGATTGAGAAGTATTGTTGGATTAATTCCATTATTTGCCGTAGAAATTGTAGATCACCGCCTTCTGGAAAAGATGCCGAATTTCAAAACCAGAATGGAATGGATCTTAAAAAACAAACCGGAACTCACCAAACTTGTTTCTCATTGGGATGAAGAAGGCCAGGGCAGAAAACATCTGATGAGCATCCTTCGTAAAAACAGACTGACTAAAGTATTATCAAGAATGCTTGATGAAAAGGAATTTCTAAGCGCTTACGGAATCCGGGCTATGTCTAAAGTATATGAGGAAAATCCATTTGTATTCTCTGTTCACGGCCATGAAAATGTAGTATATTATACGC
This Chryseobacterium sp. G0162 DNA region includes the following protein-coding sequences:
- a CDS encoding MGH1-like glycoside hydrolase domain-containing protein; this encodes MIAEKERLQDTKWKNWGPYVSNRQWGNVREDYSPDGNAWNHTNHNNAESYAYRWGEEGIAGISDVKQLFCFALSFWNKKDKIVKERFFGLSNPQGNHGEDIKEIFYYLDNTPTHSYMKMVYKYPINEFPYDELVTVNGRRSKQEPEYEIFDTGIFDNDAYFDIFIEYCKADHNDILVRVTICNRSQQDAPIVVAPTAWFRNNWKWGYNTYKGDMNASDDGSITIGHDSISIKKFYSRNGNAQSVFCENETNTPKLYGAPQTENTYFKDGINDFIVHHSNTVNPEKRGSKASFLIDELIGAGQSQVFEFRLCPEESDEPFENFDKIFEIRQSEAEEFYHEIQNDTTNEDERNVQRQAFAGLLWNKQFYHYNVGKWLKGDPNFEAPRNFNQYVRNTEWNHLHNKDIISMPDKWEYPWYATWDLAFHCVPLSIIDAEFAKGQLLLLTKEWYMHPNGQLPAYEWNMSDVNPPVHAWSCFRVFKIDEKNNGKPDLLFLEKVFQKLLLNFTWWVNRKDKNGKNIFGGGFLGLDNIGAFDRNMVLEDGQHLEQADGTSWMAMYALNMMRIAMELAQYYQVYEDMAIKFFEHYLYIAEAMENLGEGTKGLWNEEDGFFYDVLQLGNGNSVSLRLRSIVGLIPLFAVEIVDHRLLEKMPNFKTRMEWILKNKPELTKLVSHWDEEGQGRKHLMSILRKNRLTKVLSRMLDEKEFLSAYGIRAMSKVYEENPFVFSVHGHENVVYYTPAESDSRMFGGNSNWRGPIWFPINFLIVESLQRFHYYYGNSLKVEFPTGSGEKKNLDEVAQNISKRLCSIFLKDEHGQRAFNGGNPKFNYDEHFRDYITFFEYFHGDNGRGVGASHQTGWTATVAKLIKPRLTF